In Aspergillus fumigatus Af293 chromosome 6, whole genome shotgun sequence, the genomic window TCGTcagcctcatcctcgccctcgggCATTTCCTCCTCACGCAAGCTCTCCCTCGAGGACGAGGATCCACTATCTGACGCACATTCGCACGCGAATCTTGAGTCCGGGCGAGCGCGGCCGACCCGATCATACTCcatctcttctgccttcgaTTTCGGCAATGCCCTCTTCCCACTATCGCAAACCGCCGGGGGCTATGCGCCCTTGGGGGCTCCCTCCGCACTTGACCGACAGGCGGGGACCGACGGCTCGTTGGAACGAAATAAAACATTGACGTATTTGAACGGTCTGTCACTGGTGGTTGGGATCATCATCGGATCTGGGATCTTTTCGTCGCCAAGTCAGGTCAATGCCAACGCGGGGTCTCCCGGTGCGTCCCTGATCGCATGGGCTGTCGCAGGGTTGCTGGCATGGACCGGGGCGGCCAGCTATGCGGAATTGGGTGGCGCTATCCCTCTCAATGGCGGGGCTCAGGTCTATCTCTCCAAGATTTTCGGGGAACTAGTTGGATTTCTTTTCACATGGTGCGCTGTTCTGGTGCTGAAGCCAGGGAGCGCCGCCATCATCGCGATCATCTTCGGCGAGTATGTCGTTCGAGCAGTGATACATGCAGACGCCGAGACGGTCAGTCCTTGGATTAGTAAGGGAGTCGCATTCGGGGGCGTGTTTCTGGTGACCGTGCTGAACTGCATATCGACCCGACTGGCTGCGCGCATAGGGGATTTTTTCATGTTCTTCAAGTTCGTTGCATTAATAGGAGTTACGGTCATAGGTATTGTCGTTGCCGTGACTGGGTTCTCTTCGACTGGGAGCGCCAGCAAGGAGTGGAAAGAAGGTTGGTTCAAGGGAACGAGTAAGGACATCTCCGGCTGGGCCGTTGCAATATACGCGGGTCTCTGGGCTTTTGATGGCTGGGACAACGTAGGCTTCTCCCATTCTGCATTCTCACCCCGTGCCATTTACTGATCGTACTTGCAGACAAACTATGTGACCGGCGAGTTCAAAAATCCTAGCCGGGATCTTCCCCGAGTGATCCACACGGCAATGCCGCTGGTGATCTTATCTTATTTGCTTGCCAACGTTTCGTATTTCCTTGTGCTACCCCATTCCACCATAGAAGCGAGCAATACCATTGCTGTCCAATTTGGCGACAAGGTGTTTGGCTCCGTGGGGGCGCTTGTTTTCGCCCTGGTGGTGTCTGCGAGCTGTTTTGGGGCCCTCAACGCAACGGTCTTCACCAGTGGTCGGCTGGTCTACGCTGCTGGCAAGGAAGGCTACCTGCCCTCGATGTTCGGCAGTCTCTGGAGTGGTCGATCCAGCGGCATGGGAAGCAATCGACTGCAGCGCCGCTCGTGGGCTAGCAAGGCGCTGGCCCGGATTTTCGGAGAAAACATCCGCTTCGGGTATACACCGATTAACGCCATGGCATTAAACAGCGCCTTGACAGCGGTATACATCATTGGCGGCGAGTTCAAAACGCTTGTCACATTCTACGGCGTCGCAGGGTACACCTTCTATTTCCTCACGGTCCTAGGCCTGATTGTCCTCCGAATCCGAGAACCGTACCTGGCGCGCCCCTACAAGACCTGGATTTCAACaccaatcatcttctgctgcgtgagcctctttcttttgagTCGCGCAGTTATCGCCGAGCCACTGCAGACGCTGATCGTCGtggccttcatcatcgctgGCGTCCCAGTCTACTTCTTTCGCATCTATCAGCGTGACGGGAAAATTACATTTCCCGGATGGAAGTTTTGGCAAGCCAGTCGACGTCGGTAATGCAATGAAATGCGCCGACCTAACCCAGCCTCTAGGCGTATAATGAACATCCTCTTCTATGAGACGCGTGATGCCCATGCGCATAGCTTTGCATGTATGACTAGAACCTACAGCATTATTTGCTTGCATCTGGACGACCGAGCGATTCATTGCCGATTACCGTGATCAGAACGCGGTGTATCATGCTTAGTTTATTTCGACCCCTGTCTTTCCTAGTTACGAGTTTGCTCCCGCGTCTATATGGGCTTGTCATGAGGTACAACGTTAGTCTAGGGATCTATCTAATGCTTAATTTCATCACGAATCACACTCAGTCCATCCCAAATATCTGCTCTCACCAgcacagcagcaggagcagatgTTGATGGTTTCGGCTGACTTTCGGTTGCCGAGGCGAAGAATTTCAGCCCCGTGCAGACCTGCGCGTGGGGTGTATAGATGCGTGTGGAGATGACTGTCCTGCTATTCACAAACACTTCTAGCACACTTGCATCGAAATAGGCGTGGATCTGAAGCGGTTCCGTCAcctcctcgccttcattGTTGCAGAAGGTGAAGAGAGTATGCGGAGCGGTCTCGGGGACATGGTTGATACCGGCATCGTGAAGCGGAGGCCGTTCGATTGTGAACGTCTCGTCGTATGGTATCCATGATAGGGTGGTGCGCTGGTGGAAATCTTCTTTGTGCGTCAGCATTTGTTGCAATTttgggaaaagaagaagcgtgAGAGCTCACCAGGGCTATGGCCGATTTCCAATCCTACTGCCGCGCAATGCGTCCCAATCACGAAAGTCGCGGTCATTTCCCACCTAGCAGTGCGCAGGGGCAAGAATGCCGGGGGCTGATGGGCCACAGAGCCCAGTTGTACATTGGATAAATGCAGCTCTCGAGCCGATGTTCGAAGTATGTTGAGCCTGGGGTCAGGCCGGACACTCAAGGTTCGGACCTGAGTACCTTGCGAATGGCGCTCTATTTCGACAGACGTAATGGATTCCAGCTTTGACTGGTGGGCTCGCTTGACATTGTGAAGAGTCACCAGCCTTACTAGTCGCGGTAGAGACATGATGCCACTCCAGCCTTGTCGATGGCGCAGGCGATCTGGTAAATCCTCCTCTGTAATCCAGCAGTATACGACATACTCCTCCGTGACCGGGTCCCAGAAAGAGTTTGCAGCGTAGCAGCACCCGTGATCGAAGATCCCCGAGAATGAATAATCTGCGAGAGGCTCGCCACTGCTTTGCGCCTGCAGTCCAGGTCGGACATTAATGCACATCCAGAGCAAAGAGCGCGGTACTCTCTTTGATCCAACCTCGCAAGACAAGCATCCCTCTGCGCCGAAGATCACGATATCCCGGGAGACGCCGCCATCTGTCAACGTAAAGAAGTTGGCAACTTCCCAGTTGACGCCGAGATCCCCCGACCATCGAGAGGGTCGATAATTCAAGCCAACATGAAGCAAAGGCCCGATATATGTCCACTCAGTCAGATTGTCGGGATTGACGACATATACAAAGACTGTTGGGGACTCTTTAGCGATGCCCCCGGAGATAAATCCATACAGATCCGGGGAGGCCACTCCACCCTGTCGCTGGGCCCGCAACGAGGGCCAGCAGTTCAGATAAGGGTCTCTCCAGCCTGTCACCTCGAGTCCTGCAGGGGCGCCGGGGTGAATCGGATTACTGTCGATTCGTTGCCAGGTCTTGCCATGGTCACGGGAGACAGCTATACTGAGCGATTCACTGCCCTTGACATACGGCAGAGTATAGTGGAGTGGAAGGTGATTTACGGATGTGTATACATACGTTAGTACACCTGGCTTGCCATCTGGACCATGAGAACGGAAGCAGCCAGTGAACACGCCGCATCGATCATACTCCGCAGACGGCGTGAGACATGGTTCGGGGGATATTTGCCAGGACACTAGATCGCTGgaggtggcatggccccaGGAGATGTTGCCCCAGTCATTCCCATGCGGGTTCCATTGGAAGGACAGGTGGTACAGTCCAGTCGTCGGGTCATACCCAAGCCCACAGGGGTCATTCATCCACCCCCGGGGCGCAGCAAGATGGTATGACGGTCGCCATTCAGAGCTCGCTTGAGCTATACCCGTCGATTGCGGGATATTCTTGGCTTTCTGTTCTGGATCGCAATGGACAGAGTGTATTAGAGTTCCACTGTTGTCCAACTCTGCCGCATGTTGGGATCCTGGAAGGATATGCATATTGCCCAGATTTTATAAGATGCGGGCTCTGCAGATCCAGCACGAAGCTGGCCTCAGAGAAACCACGTTGTTCAGAGCAGAGATTGACTTTGAGAAAGAGCGTAAATAGACTCTAGCCACCCGTCATGAATTCGTTGATGCTGTCACGGTCATTAGAGTAGCTGCCATTGCATTGCTCAACTGTCAATCTTTTGGGACAGGGCAGTAGGGAATCTCGTCCTTTTTATTCAATACGCAGGCATGGGGGATCAAGATTGATGTCCGTAATTGACGATTGAAGCTTCGGCAATGATAAATAAGGGATCAATGACTGCAGAAATGCCAGCGGACGACGGGATTACCTCGGGAAGGGTGCGGAGAGTTGTCGGAGAAATCATGGTACAGCAACCCTGCAATCTTCAGCTCATTGCTGTATCTGACAATAGCAATGAGAAGTCATATAGCCAGTGCATCGAGGAGAAGCAAGAGCTCTCTATACCGACCAGTCTAGAGTGAGACCCGCGCTCAGAGATTTAAATGAAATCAACAGCTCATCCAATCACCGAGTGCTCCAGCAGCACCAACATTCAGGAAGTTACTGAGGAGGGTCAGGAGGAAATCAATTCCAGCAATCTCATTTCATATCAATTCTTCAATAATGAGACCGTAACATACGTCGCACGGAGACAGACCTGGTTTCCCGTTTTCTATCGGCTCTCGATTTGCGGCATCTGTCAAGCGGTGTGCAGAAGACTGATATACCCGAACATCATGAACGAGGCCTAGAAAGTCGTGCAAAGTGCAAATCTCTTGAAGGATTAAGCTGTCAATTGAGCCGAACAGAACGCGTGGAAAGGTGGATCCGCATTTAGTATCCGACAGTGCAGCGAATGTCTGGGGCTCAAGGCACACTTTCGGTACTGGGAGGCTCGTAGCACGATGACTTTGGTATCCTGATGTCGAGTATTTTGTCATGcctgaaaaaaaaagaaaaaaataaaataaaataaaataaaataagataaaataaaaataaaagtAAAAGTAAGTTAAAATTTGCCCTGCATGTTCCATATGGACGTCTCAGGGTTGAGCTGGGGTCCTGTCAACCTATTTGAAGGTCACTGGAGGTGAATCCCGAGCGAAGGTGCTCACATTACGTTGATCATCCAGCGCAGGCACGGCATGAGTATGTTATTCTGTTCCCGAGATGTTGTACATCTCCGGACAATTCTTCTATGGATATGAATGTGTAGAATACATGAAATAATCCCCCATAGAGAGTCCGACATGAACTTAAAAAAAATACAGTATCAAAGACGTGCAAGCTCATGAAGTTGGTTATATACAAATGTCACGTTTGCGCCCAGTTGCTGCACCCAACCCCGACGATGTGCAAAGAACTCAGATACGCCTTGAATTTTTCCATAAAGGGGTGATTGCCCCCTCGGAGTGTATTCAAAAGCAACATAAAATCCTCGGCCAACGACTGAGTAGAATGCACGGCTGCTGTGTTTGGAGACATGGCTCCCACTAGGCTTCCAGGAGGGGCGACGCCTGGTCCTGCCATGGAGCCAGCCACCGAGGCTGTAGAATGCTCACCAAGAGGCTGGCGGACATTGGCAGAGATTCCAATCGCACTGACCGCAATGTCGTACAGCTTCTCAACCTGCGCGCGCGCACGTGAGTAACGCGAAAAATTAAAATAGGTTTTTGTTCGGATGGACTGTACTCACTAGGCCAATTCCATGAGCTTCCATTGAGCTAAGCCGTAATGACTGGCATATCTTCAACGCGTCCACAGCAACCGTGATGGCGTATTCGAAAGACAACTCCGGGTGGTCGGAAACAGGTCTCAGGAGACCGTGAGTGGAGCACAACACCCACACCCGATTCTGCAGCCATTTCTTCGTGATAAACACATCGGCACACTGTGTCTCCCGCATGCTGATTGTCGGTTGGACGCTCTGGACCTCACCGGGGACTGACTTGGTGCGTTCAAACCAGTCATATCCCTTATATCGCTCGGACTCGCAGACTCTGCGGAGATTTTGATGGATGGACAaagccttctcctcggtgAGATTATTACAATAGCCTGAATTGACGTTGCAGCGCTGATTCCAACAATCAACCACCTCTTCATCGATGGCATCGAACAACTCCATTAAACGGGCCAGACCCAGCATTCCCTCGGCATCTTTTTCGTTGTGAACTATGATACCGGAAACAACGCTGTGTGTTGCATTGTGGATAAAATCATGGACAGAACGCATGGTGAACCCCGGTCTCCCCCAGAAAGTGATGGGATGTCGCCGTTGCAGGGCATAGGCTCTTTCGAGGATGTTTGTCAGCACATATCGATTTGGCACATCTAGTTGGTTGAATCCCATACCTCTCTGTAATAGACAAGACCAGATAGGTCCGCAATCGTTGGCCCCTTTCGTCGTTGGGTATATCCCGATACGAGTCAGGGTTGTTCAAACCCAGTGTCGCTGCAAGGTCTAGGGCCTCCCGGAGTCGGAGCCACGCAGCATTGTGTTGGTTGCTGCCGAAAAGACATCCAAACAGGAAAAAGCTGGTGAGAACAGCCTCGATTGTTGGATGTTCCCCAAAGTCAGAGCAGCTCCGCATTTTCGTCGCCTCGTTCATCATCGATCTGGCCTGGCTGGCTCGGGACGAGGAAGTGGGCCGTTCGTCGATCTCGATAGGTTGCGTCAGGGAGAAAGCGCATAAAGATAATAGCATGGCGCCGAACTGCGGGTTTCTACGATGTTCTTGGGCCAGCATGCGAATGAACAAGGAGGACCTGTTCAATACAGGCAAAGTCGGGTGCAGACGGTCAAAGTAGACTTCAATCCACGGAATCATGTTGGCCTCGACGATTGATGCCGGCCACGTTGTTCTCGTCGGAACGGGTCCGGCTGGCATGACCCCCATAGTAGAAAGAGCCAAGTTTGAAGTGTCCACATGATGCGGCTGCAATCCAGCAGCTTCCTGCTCCGGTTGGATGATCGACGGCAGCGATGCCTTTAGGTAGATATTGCTTCCTGGAAACTCGAATACAGGCACCTGCGCATCTAGATTGTCGGGGAGCCAGTACTCAACATCGCTGCGCTCATTCCAACTGATGGCAGAATTGGTCTGAGAATCTACTGACGAGGTATCTGTTGCAGGCCACGACGGCCCGATCGAGGTGTTTGAACGCGGCGGTACTACGTCCGTCGATACTGAGGCCTCCCCACGCTGGGGGATAGGCCACTGGGTGGGATCCTGCACCGACGGGGCAACACCATGCTGTCCCGTCTCCCGCGAGGTAATCGGCCTCTGGTACGGATAGGCGTCTGAAAGAGACGACTGGGAACTCTTACGTAACAGCTGAgtctgttgttgctggcGAATTTGGGACACACGACTGTTTGGCGAGCATCGAAAAATGCGCAGATGGTTAGAGATGGACGGATTCTCAAATAGAACATCCGAGCATAAATAACCACGCAATTGGTTCAAAAACTCACTTGCCAGTTGGCCCCCGCTTTTTCTGGGGCTGTAAGAAGAGGCATTCAAACCCCATCTGACTGCACGCGCGACATGGTTGCGAAAGACTGCACTGTATAATCCTAAGCAGATTAGCATAAACAGCCTCCTCGTCGGTCGGAGTTACTCCTTATGGAATAATGATCATCAGGAACGAGACCAGAGGGGGAAATGAGAAGGGGGGGTCAGTTCAACTTGCTTTTATCTTACGCAGTCGGCAATTATCACAAGCTCTTCGGACCGGTGTTTTCTTCACGGCATTTGTAGGACTCGGGTTCATGGTGGCATATTTGAGAGTGGAGTTTTTTTCGTGTGGAGTGGAGAGAACAATGGGGGAGGAGAGCAAAAGGGCAGTCCGTACAACTGAAAGCAAGGGCAAGGTAGTTATGAGGAATTATGCTGAGCTCAAGGGGATAAATGATGAACTTAATACTTATTGATCATCAGTTCAAAGCAGAGATGGTCCAGATGGGGTTGACTTGAAATTGGGAATGAAGAGAGGGCAAAGAAAGGTAGAGCGGATCGTCCGGGGAGGCTGAGCTACTGAGCACCATAGTAGTTAGGTACAGGATTCTCTTAGTTTGGAAATACTACTCACTGTTGCCACTGTTCCCCATCTGCCATCTGATAATCCGATCGGAGCTGTGGTCCGGTCCAGACTCCAGACTTTAATCTATCCTCGAGGAGGGAGGAACTTGAGGGAAAAGGGAGTTTGGGGAGTTTGGGTGACCGTTGGGATGTTCTGTGGATCGTCTCAGGACTAGACCAAGGTAGTAAAGTAGCTAGATTCAAAGGTAGTTTCGTCCCCTGGGCTCGTTTTGCTTCTTCgtcctttttttctcccaAGCATTTGGGCAGCAGAGGCCATCGAATCATAGAATGACTTCTATTGTCGTAATTATTGTCattcgtacggagtactacaGGCTAAACGCTAGGAGTGAAGCTTAGATAACCGAAATACCTGGACGCCTGCACGCCTGGAACTTAAGGTGTAAGCCGGTGGATTCCGGAGTTATTAAGATGGCACACTAGATAACTATTAGTTATTCTTTCAGACctatcatcagcatcagcatcatgatcATCGGTGTCGTCGTCATACACCAAAATCAATGGACTCATTTATCTGTCTTCAACGACATACTCCAAACGTCTCCGAACTCTCAATTTCTCGACTTTTAACCCCCTTTCGAACCGTCTATTTCCTCGCGTTTGACCTAGAGCCAGTGGGATCCACGAGGCTGAGAGTGTCATTTCTAATCACGTTCAGAACTTAGAATTTAGATGTGACATGTCACAGTAACAGCTGCCTTAGTTAAGTACGCGCTTTGAAACTTGCACTCCGCTATCAATCCTTCTAGCCCCAGTATTTCGATTCCGGATAACAGTGCTAGATCCAACACAAGATGGGCAGCGTCCGGACCTGGGAGCAAACAGTGACTGAGAAACGCTCTGTACGAGATCGGGCTCTAGAACCATATATGACCAGCGATATTGAACAGCGCCCACCTCAAATTCAAAATACGCATCACCGTACCTGCATTCATGACGATACTACCATCCAGGAGATTACGGACATTGACAGCGTTCCTGTTCTCCTTGAACGTTTGAAACGGGGCCAATATACTGCGGAACAAGTAAGCCTTGCCTATATCAAAAGGTAAACTTCAACGAAGAAGCCCCTGCGACTAGAAGGATGGACTGATCACCGAATTTCATCAGAGCCACAATTGCGCATCAACTTGTGAGTTTACGTTGTGCCTGAAGAGTTCATATAGTGAAGTTGAGCTTACGTCGCATCATAGACCAATTGCCTGACAGAAGTTGTTTTCGAAGATGCTCTTGAACAAGCTAGACGCCTGGACCAGCTGTTTGAGGAAAAAGGTCAACTCGCGGGCCCTCTTCACGGCATTCCCGTCACTCTCAAGGATCAATTCAATATCAAAAAAGTCGATACGACTTTAGGTTACGTAGGCCGCTCGTTTGCTCCAGCTTCCGAGGATGCAGTGCTTGTTGAGATGTTAAAAGGTATGGGTGCTGTTATCATCGCAAAGACAAACTTGCCGCAGAGCATTATGGTCTGTATCCCGCTGGGACCGTAAATCAAAGGTACGAGTGAACTAACCTTTTCTTCAGTGGGCCGAAACTGAGAACCCGCTCTGGGGTCTAACGGTCAACCCACGAAATCCTCTATTCACTCCTGGAGGCTCGACAGGGGGTGAAGGAGCTTTACTGGCTTTGCATGGCTCAGTTCTGGGGTTCGGAACCGATATTGGAGGAAGCATCAGGATCCCGCAGAGTATCAACGGTCTGTATGGTTTCAAACCAAGTGTATGTTCTACGAGCATTGATACCGGTGAAGAGTCAGGTCTGATACTAGTATAGAGCAGCCGTTTTCCTTACTACGGTGTCCCGGTCTCGACCGAGGGTC contains:
- a CDS encoding putative amino acid transporter, yielding MSHITFSQTDTRSNNLHAPRDSLELASLASSSPESVGRSSASSSPSGISSSRKLSLEDEDPLSDAHSHANLESGRARPTRSYSISSAFDFGNALFPLSQTAGGYAPLGAPSALDRQAGTDGSLERNKTLTYLNGLSLVVGIIIGSGIFSSPSQVNANAGSPGASLIAWAVAGLLAWTGAASYAELGGAIPLNGGAQVYLSKIFGELVGFLFTWCAVLVLKPGSAAIIAIIFGEYVVRAVIHADAETVSPWISKGVAFGGVFLVTVLNCISTRLAARIGDFFMFFKFVALIGVTVIGIVVAVTGFSSTGSASKEWKEGWFKGTSKDISGWAVAIYAGLWAFDGWDNTNYVTGEFKNPSRDLPRVIHTAMPLVILSYLLANVSYFLVLPHSTIEASNTIAVQFGDKVFGSVGALVFALVVSASCFGALNATVFTSGRLVYAAGKEGYLPSMFGSLWSGRSSGMGSNRLQRRSWASKALARIFGENIRFGYTPINAMALNSALTAVYIIGGEFKTLVTFYGVAGYTFYFLTVLGLIVLRIREPYLARPYKTWISTPIIFCCVSLFLLSRAVIAEPLQTLIVVAFIIAGVPVYFFRIYQRDGKITFPGWKFWQASRRR
- the invA gene encoding glycoside hydrolase family 32 protein, which translates into the protein MHILPGSQHAAELDNSGTLIHSVHCDPEQKAKNIPQSTGIAQASSEWRPSYHLAAPRGWMNDPCGLGYDPTTGLYHLSFQWNPHGNDWGNISWGHATSSDLVSWQISPEPCLTPSAEYDRCGVFTGCFRSHGPDGKPGVLTYVYTSVNHLPLHYTLPYVKGSESLSIAVSRDHGKTWQRIDSNPIHPGAPAGLEVTGWRDPYLNCWPSLRAQRQGGVASPDLYGFISGGIAKESPTVFVYVVNPDNLTEWTYIGPLLHVGLNYRPSRWSGDLGVNWEVANFFTLTDGGVSRDIVIFGAEGCLSCEVGSKRVPRSLLWMCINVRPGLQAQSSGEPLADYSFSGIFDHGCCYAANSFWDPVTEEYVVYCWITEEDLPDRLRHRQGWSGIMSLPRLVRLVTLHNVKRAHQSKLESITSVEIERHSQGTQVRTLSVRPDPRLNILRTSARELHLSNVQLGSVAHQPPAFLPLRTARWEMTATFVIGTHCAAVGLEIGHSPDFHQRTTLSWIPYDETFTIERPPLHDAGINHVPETAPHTLFTFCNNEGEEVTEPLQIHAYFDASVLEVFVNSRTVISTRIYTPHAQVCTGLKFFASATESQPKPSTSAPAAVLVRADIWDGLSVIRDEIKH
- a CDS encoding CeGAL family transcription factor, which translates into the protein MNPSPTNAVKKTPVRRACDNCRLRKIKCSLSQPCRACSQMGFECLFLQPQKKRGPTGNRVSQIRQQQQTQLLRKSSQSSLSDAYPYQRPITSRETGQHGVAPSVQDPTQWPIPQRGEASVSTDVVPPRSNTSIGPSWPATDTSSVDSQTNSAISWNERSDVEYWLPDNLDAQVPVFEFPGSNIYLKASLPSIIQPEQEAAGLQPHHVDTSNLALSTMGVMPAGPVPTRTTWPASIVEANMIPWIEVYFDRLHPTLPVLNRSSLFIRMLAQEHRRNPQFGAMLLSLCAFSLTQPIEIDERPTSSSRASQARSMMNEATKMRSCSDFGEHPTIEAVLTSFFLFGCLFGSNQHNAAWLRLREALDLAATLGLNNPDSYRDIPNDERGQRLRTYLVLSITERAYALQRRHPITFWGRPGFTMRSVHDFIHNATHSVVSGIIVHNEKDAEGMLGLARLMELFDAIDEEVVDCWNQRCNVNSGYCNNLTEEKALSIHQNLRRVCESERYKGYDWFERTKSVPGEVQSVQPTISMRETQCADVFITKKWLQNRVWVLCSTHGLLRPVSDHPELSFEYAITVAVDALKICQSLRLSSMEAHGIGLVEKLYDIAVSAIGISANVRQPLGEHSTASVAGSMAGPGVAPPGSLVGAMSPNTAAVHSTQSLAEDFMLLLNTLRGGNHPFMEKFKAYLSSLHIVGVGCSNWAQT